The DNA region TGACCATCTAAATGATTTTTCTCGTTGCCTCTTCttgttgaatttcttttcttcttaagAAAAAGATGGTTGCAGTTTGGTTTGGCTTCAAAGCATACCgagaaagaaaattcaaaatcacaTGACTAAACCAGCTTTTGTGTAGTTTTTGCTGTTATAGTTTGAAAAGAATAGGCGTAAGAAAGaactataaattatagttttttttatatataattaaggttTCGAGAGAGAGTTTGTAGCGAGAACAAAGTAAAATTATAAGACCACAAGATCATGCCTCGTAGCTTCAGCCCTCCTGCTCTCGGAAATGTTGTTCGATGGGCGTGTGAAACCTCTTCTAGACACCAATAAGGAGTGAAAGTTGGGTTCCATCATGAAATGGATAACCCAAAATAAATGGATAaaaactatatgataaaaagtAATGAAAACCAAGGATAAAGACTGCTAAACATATCCAAAACAAGCCTACATGGCAATCTCATCACCTTTCATCTCAAGTATTCATTACATGGCAATATCATTCAATATACAAGCCAATATTCACATCATACTAGCTGTTTTTGGGTTACAATCGGTGTATTCAagtaaaaacatcatttttaatgtttttaccaAAGGAAACATAGGTTATATTATAGTGCATCGCATTGCCAAACGAGCACTTGCTACAGCAAGAAAGCATAGAGGGTTGAATTTGTGCAAAGAGGGGCACTCTGTGTGTGTATTTGGGCACCCAAATTCAACTCCTCTGTGAACAGGACACATCTGGCttgtgttttctcttttctttcccccATTGTTCATGCATGTTATTGGGTACAAAAATTGATCGATGGCAAACAATATTAATAACCCTTTTTATACTTGATCTTGCATGCCCACAAATGGCAGCTTTCCATTAGATCTCCACGCAGCAGCCAGATTGGACAAACCCTGAGAACTCATCAGGCACAATGATCTTCTCCAATTTCCCATTTTGAGCATCTTTCATTTCTATCAAATAGAACTCTTCGGGTGAACCTTGGTTATCCAACCCGGTAAGCATGACCTGAGAGCCCAACGTGATCCCACGAGCCCCGGCTCGAACCATCGGGTCCAAGTCAGCCCAACTCATCAATCTCCCATCTTTCCCTACCCCAACACAAGATCTCGGGCACCGGCCCGGAATCCATGCCTTCTTCACCTGCCTCCATTGACCCGACCCGAATTCATATACCTCAGCATCCCCCTCAAATGCCCCCTGATTATCGGTCCCATATCCGCTAACTACCCAAAACTCATCCCCAATCACCACTCCCTCACACTCATCTCGCTCTTGATTCATTTGAGTTAACTCAGTCCACTCATCCTTGCTCAAATCATAAACCCACCCAGTTCTTAATGCATTCTTATTCTCATCATGCCCGCCCACGACATAAACCCGACCTGAATAGGACCCGATAGCAAAAAAGGACCTCTTGGAAGGCATCTCCTTCCCCTCTCTCCACTTCCTTGTTGTGAAATCATACACAAAAACATGACTCACCTGTTCATAACTCACCGGGTCCCACCCACCCATGACCACGAGCTTCCCTTCACAGCTTGCCAATTGACAAAACAAGGGCAACTCGATCGGATAATTGGGCACGGGGTCGAGTCTCTCCCATGTCTGACTCGCTGAGTCAAACACAGTGATCCCAAAACACGGTGAGTTACCTTGTTTGGATCCCTGTAAAACATCAGCCCCATGAACAGCTTGAACAAGACAAGCAACTTTATGGGTGTAGCCAAGTTTCTTCCTGTGGTAATAAAAATCCTTGCTTTCCAGTAAGTCACACCATTGCTTGCAAACTTGGGAAGCAACTCTGTGAGCTGTGTAAGGAAGCCGAGTCATGCACTCAAGACCGAGTTCTTGTGGCAAACTCGGGATCAACTCGGTGACCATGGTAGTTTCCATTTACAGAAAGTTTTTGAAGCTCTTGAAGTATAGCTCTCTCTCTTTGTGcgtagtttttttgttttctggacCTAATCAACTGTCTATTTATCAGACAGACAATCGTTAAATAACAGAAACAGTTGCTACTAAACCTTGACACGTGGCAGACCTCAAAactaatatctaaaatatttttcatttatttttgtttctctcaatatataacttttcatttttttttaatatataaatttatttttttctataaatatttattttttccttttatgatGGATGGATGTAGGTACAAGTCAaagttaaattttgttttcatcagaatatctaaatatattatttaaatatatttttaatttagttgagttaagttagagaaaaaaatttattcatttgtccaaattattttttaaattaattcttaaaaataaaaataaattatttagaaatcataaaataataaaaaaataaattttaaattcatatacatattaataaaaaatattttaaatttgtaaaataaaaaaataaattaaaaaactagataggaatcaatttaaataatgaGTTGGGTAAAGTACTCACTTCTCTTCAtctaattttaatcaaatcatatctaattttatttattttaaattcttaaattaaattcaattgaaaataatattagttggatattttatataaacttttcaTCCTCTAATATGATTCACAATTCAACTATTAGTtggatattttatataaacttttcaTCCTCTAATATGATTCACAATTCAACTAAGCTAGTAATaatgagataatattttttttctaattagaaTATATTCAATATCTATCATTtataaaacataactttttaaaGAGTcaagtataatttttatatttgaattgaaaacatttatggaaaataaaatgattacaggataataaaaataaattaaaatcgtAAAATGGTAATTCAAGAAGTAAATCATAAATggtgggtttttattttaacataattttttattatcactaaTTGCTGAAACCTATGGATAAAATGGAGGTGAGTGATTACGTGGTGCAATTTGGCTGTGACATGAATGTGATTATGAGAAATATGGTATGCATTGCACGTGACGTCCATGATGTGATAAGATTAATCATGTTTGATGTCTAGTTGTCACGTGGCGGGGCAagtggatgtttttttttacgtatatatataatttggagTTTTCCAAGAGAGGATGACTATGGATTTTTTGTGACTATGAAAGGGATAATGTGTTATCTATacaattattatcaattatcttagttgactaaaaaaaataaaaatatattttttccatttttttccctccaataattttaaaaaatttagtggAAATTGCCACCATCAATCACCATCCTTCctttaattattgatatatatgCTTGGCGTTATCTTcactaattaattttcaaatttttatcctttttagaaACTAGTGGGCGTGCCATATGTACATTCACTTGTGcatgctttgtattttttttttagtgcataaatattaattaagagtATGATGATTATAAATCAATTCATGGCTAGCTTAAGAGAagcagttaattaaaaaaaataaagtttgtgtGTAAAATAtagtatgaatttttattattcattattttacaatttaccatggattgtaataatatattttaaaaaaattaattttaatcctcaaacttttattttttattattgggcCATTTAAAGTCTAGATTTGAATTCAATTGCAATATTTTTGGAAGGaatggttgaattgaaagaaaaggaactaaaatgaaaatgtGGGTAACATAGGCGGTGactttgagatttttttgaaaagttcatTCTCACCCCCCATCTTTTTTAGCTATCAAATGTTCGgtccttataatttttaaaaaataaattttgatacaAAACTGCATCCCCCTCatgttttagttcttttttatgGAGTAGCGAGAAGAGTTGCTGGATTTCagcttaaagagaaaaaaatattgttagcaATAATATCAGCCACCAaaacagttgattttaaaaaataaccttttgatttatgttttagtTAATGCCCCTTCCTCGtgatttttttggcttttttagcttttttaaaacaactgttattttttaattatattttgtgtATTTAATTTCTTAGGATTGAGGTTAGCGAGATttatctgtaatttttttatacattatatatagattaaatatttattttttatagtatttttagtATGTGCAgccttgcaaaatatttttttctttaatttaatcaataagttttgtgtgtgtgtgtgtcgaTTTCtagtataaattaattttaataaataaatttattaaacacaaccAAGTAAATAACTCATATTgcgatattaaatatcttaatctatatttattttttaatttttttcaattatatttttatttattgtcaatgactttttttttcatttatttacataatggtttgtattttatttaatttgatggatgcataagtttttcaatttacacctatgatgtttttatgtaaaataacaatctaaaaaattctatatgtttaattttttttttataatgtactggtgcttttaatttgatcattattcttaTGAtatcttattttcaatttcaccttttaatCCAAGTTGATAGTGtattctctctctattttttttgttctcattttggttattttctttctttccttttaaagaacctattttttttgtttttggataaaaGTTTTTTGTCCCCGTGTTATGAtgattgctttatatatatatatatatatatatatatttgcctctcttatttttcaaataaagccAATTTATTTCGTTGATCTATAAACCgagttgttaatttttttttttttaaaaattatatttgcgactcctaaatattttattagaaaaacaatgtGAATCTACAATATTGTCATGCCAACACCAGTCTATTAATAGTCCAAAATGTGATTGAATAAATATTTCTCAATTTGTTACGAGAGGATTgaggatttataatttttagaaaatatcttATCAATGAtagaataaaattcattttttattatatctaaaatctttttaatttgggttgaaaatcaaaatgacttgtaatattttttttaatttttctatttgttttaaatttaatttgcaCCTATAATTAACTTTCTTCTACTTGATATTTTtgggatgaaatggaaccaaatgaAATATCAAATAACATCATTGGTTTTTATTTAGTATATCAAATGATATGGTTAACTTGGTCAGCCTAGATCTAATCTCatcaaaacctaatttttaatttattaattttttattcttataaaaaaaaaactttattttaattttttaaaaagaatttgagGGTTAACTCTTCCTATCTATAGCTTGGTGTTTAGAAGATGTTTAAAAGTAcggtaatagttattttttaaattattttttttgtttaaaaatacatcaaaataatatatatattttttattttttaaaaattatttttaacattaacacattcaaataatatgaaaatgttaatttaaaaaaaaaataaaaaatatttttaaaaaataaaaaatatttaatgggAGGCCAATTTTACAACTATGGTGATAAAATGGCAAAGGTTCCAAAGcttctgttttgtttgttttcaccCTTGAGAGCATGTTACTAGCTTCTAGAAGAGTGTCAATCATGTGAGAAGATGGGGCCATGAAGAGATGCTTTGATTTATTCTCACGTTTCGGCTAAAGAGGTAAAATCGTATATCGTCTGTTCATCTTCGT from Populus alba chromosome 14, ASM523922v2, whole genome shotgun sequence includes:
- the LOC118059312 gene encoding F-box/kelch-repeat protein At2g44130; its protein translation is METTMVTELIPSLPQELGLECMTRLPYTAHRVASQVCKQWCDLLESKDFYYHRKKLGYTHKVACLVQAVHGADVLQGSKQGNSPCFGITVFDSASQTWERLDPVPNYPIELPLFCQLASCEGKLVVMGGWDPVSYEQVSHVFVYDFTTRKWREGKEMPSKRSFFAIGSYSGRVYVVGGHDENKNALRTGWVYDLSKDEWTELTQMNQERDECEGVVIGDEFWVVSGYGTDNQGAFEGDAEVYEFGSGQWRQVKKAWIPGRCPRSCVGVGKDGRLMSWADLDPMVRAGARGITLGSQVMLTGLDNQGSPEEFYLIEMKDAQNGKLEKIIVPDEFSGFVQSGCCVEI